A region of the Osmia bicornis bicornis chromosome 1, iOsmBic2.1, whole genome shotgun sequence genome:
TGAGCGGTTCCAATGGCCTTGAGTTGAGCACCGCTTCGATCTGTGTTAGGAGAGTGGAAAACTCTTCGAAAGTTAGTAAGAGCTCACCAATCGTTCTCCTGAGATGATACTTGATCGATTTCACCACAGCTTCCCATTTTCCTCCCATGTGAGGAGCAGCTGGTGGGTTGAACATCCATTGAGTGTTGTCTGCTGACAGAATCGATGCAATTTGTTGGTGCTCCCTTGAACTTGATGTGAACAGGCGTTTGAGCTCTGCCTGTGcttcaataaaatttgtacCACAGTCAGAGTACAACTTGTGAGCGATCCCTCTTCGTGACGAAAATCTTCTGTAGGCTGCCAGAAATCCCTCGGTTGAGTAATCGCTGACAACCTCGAGGTGAACAGCTGATGAGGAGAAACATACGAACACGCAGATCCATCCTTTGATTGTTTTCGAGCCTCTTCCCTTTGAATTCTTCATCATGATCGGTCCTGCATAGTCGACGCCGGTGTGAGCGAATGGTCGTGATGGTGTGACTCGAGAGAGAGGTAGTTGACCCATCATCTGACGAGCACGAATCCCCCTCTGACGAGCACACACGACACATCTCAAGATGTGAGATTTTACAGGAGCTCTGCCACCGATGATCCAGTGCCGTTGTCGAATGTATGCGAGCGTGAGCTGCGGTCCTCCGTGAAATGTTCGCTTGTGAGCATCTTCAATGATGATCTTCGACAGGTGAGCGTCCCGTGGGAGGATCGCTGGATGTTTTCCATCCCTGTTGAGCGCTGTGTTGGTGAGTCTTCCTCCTACTCGTACCGTTCCCTGCGAGTCGATGAAGGCGGtgaggcgactgaaagggttAGCTGCAGGCAGGGTTGAGCCTGAGTTGAACATGTTGATTTCGTTGGCGAAGTACAAATGCTGAGTCGCGTGAATCCAAAAGAACTGTGCCTTATCTATGTCGCAGGATGGTATGATGATCACAGGAGGAGTTTCGAGCTTTCTCTTAAGCCGTGAGGCAAACCTGAAACAAAGTGCAGTCAGTCTATACAGCTTAATAAGAGATGAATATTTCTAAATGAGATCCCAATGATAACTTAGCTTTTGAGCTGAAGCAAAGAGTGAGACATTGGGTCTCACTTCGAGCTCGCTGGTTAAAGTTGAAAATTCCTTTTGCTCTGGCCAATGATCTTGATTTCGAGCCATCCATGGAGGACCTTTCCACCAAAGCTCTAATCGTTGAAGTTGATCTGTCGAAATGCCTCGGGAAGCACAGTCGGCTGGATTAGAAGTACCTGGAACCAATGCGCATTTGGAGTGAGTTCTTGGATCTGAATGAC
Encoded here:
- the LOC114881327 gene encoding uncharacterized protein LOC114881327, producing MVYHQRRSQRFGQTDNSKMVQHMEQFNNKSCTTEEAHNTKIGVVCSTPIGKTHKICSIKAQVEDQCNAPVDGFSSFAHMDHIASITLEGLCSEQSHSDPRTHSKCALVPGTSNPADCASRGISTDQLQRLELWWKGPPWMARNQDHWPEQKEFSTLTSELEKYSSLIKLYRLTALCFRFASRLKRKLETPPVIIIPSCDIDKAQFFWIHATQHLYFANEINMFNSGSTLPAANPFSRLTAFIDSQGTVRVGGRLTNTALNRDGKHPAILPRDAHLSKIIIEDAHKRTFHGGPQLTLAYIRQRHWIIGGRAPVKSHILRCVVCARQRGIRARQMMGQLPLSRVTPSRPFAHTGVDYAGPIMMKNSKGRGSKTIKGWICVFVCFSSSAVHLEVVSDYSTEGFLAAYRRFSSRRGIAHKLYSDCGTNFIEAQAELKRLFTSSSREHQQIASILSADNTQWMFNPPAAPHMGGKWEAVVKSIKYHLRRTIGRLSKWQLIQQRVQHFWSQWSRHYLQRLQSISKWHHPFHDIKTGSLVLLTNEHLPPSKWPLARVTEVHPGKDALTRVATVKTATTTLIRPITKLVILPVHHQAELTPAKTSSTSC